The segment TCGCGCGCTTGTCGAAGCGGGCGGCGAAGAGAAGCTCGTCGAGCTGTTCGACGAAGATCCGAGCCGGATCAGGCGGTTTCTGACGCGCCTTTGCTACGAGCGCGACGAGGTCTGTCGGCTGCGTGCCATCGAGTGCTTCGCGCTGCTTTCACGCGAGCGCGCCGATGCGCTGCCCGCGTTCTTCACCGAGATCATTCGCCGCTGCCTGTGGGAGATGAACGAGGAGGGCGGAAACGTGGCCTGGTCGGCCCCTGAGATCGCCGGGGCGGTGATAGCGGGCTCACCCGACCGGTTCGGAGCCTATTTCTCGTACGTGGCCTGCGCGGCGCTCGACGAGCCGACGTTCGGCCCCAGCCTGATTGCGGCGTACGATCGGGTTTGCCAGGCGAAACCTTCGGTTGTGCAGGACTTCGAGGAGTCGGTGCGCGCGCTGTGCGAACGCCTTTAGCTGTGGGGTTTGGTTGACGGTGCGCACTGCGCGAACGCGTTTAGCCGCGCGGTTCGGTTTCGCGCAGCGCCTCGGAAAGCAGGCTCTCGAACAGCGCGCGGGCGGCTTCTTGCTCGCCAGCGCTCACCAGCGCGAACATGCGGCTGTCGGCCACCTGCTGCCAGAACCGAGCGCGTGCGCCCTCGTCGGGAAGCGCCTCGATGACGCGGCTTCTTTGCGCCTGCAACGCGTCGAGGTAGCCCTCGTAGCCTTCGGGTATGCGCTCTTCGAGTTCGGCGCGGAGGCGGCGGGCGGTAAGGGGGCTTGCGCCCTCGGTCGAGACGGCTACCGAGAGCTTGCCGCGCCTCATGACCGAAGGAAGAAAGAACGTGCACAGCTCGGGGCGGTCGGCTACGTTGACCATCAGGTGCTTGCCTGCGGCATCGCGGTACACGCGCGCGTTAGCCGCCTCGTCGTCGGTTGCGACGAAGACGATGTCGGCACCTTGAAGGTCGGTGGGTGTATAGGCGCGAGGCCGCCATTCTATACGGCGCTCGCATGCGAGCGCATGCAGGGTTTCGGTGAGCTCGGGCGATACCACGGCAATGGAAGCACCGCAGGGTACAAGCCCCTCGACTTTGCGCGTTGCAACAGCGCCTCCCCCCACAACGAGCGCCGTGCGGCCTTCCAGTACAAGCGAAACGGGGTAGGTTTGCAACATGGCGACTCCTGCTCTGCGCGGATGGCGACGGGTGCGTGGCACCTTGGCGGCGAGCGGCGAGGCTAAGGGGTGCGCCAAGTGCCGCAGCCTGTGCAACCCAGTATATGACCAGGCGATCCCCTCAGTCATCGCCTTTCGTAATGCTTTGATGAATTCATTTTATTTTACAGGCGGAATCCAGGGTGATTAACTGGTAGTCACGTGTACGGGCCGAAGGCTCGCGCTGGGATGCCCTCGGACTCGCGTCCAATTCAAGGAGGAGACCGCAATGGAAAAAGGTGCTGCAGATCCTGCCATCAAGCAAAAAGTTCTCGACTATCTTGACACCGTTGAAAAAGCGAAGAGCAAAGAGATCGCCAAAGCGATTTCGGAGGACAAATCGGCTGTCGATTTGGCTGTGAAGGAGCTCGCCTTCGAGGACAAGGTCGAATACCTCTACATCACTACCACGTTCATCGCCCTCAAAGGCAAAGTCGCCCCGCCGCAGTAAGGCGGATTCGAGCCGAAAGCACTGAACTCAACCGCTCCTTGCGCCGATGCCGCTTTGTCGGCGCAAAGACGGGGGTAAGCGCGCAGCTGGGAACTGCGCTCTGCATTCCTGGTTTGCCGGGGTCCGGCGAAAAACATGGAAGTGGGATGAATGCTGATGAACACGTTGTATGGGGAGATCGAATCGAGGCGTGCATCGATTCTCAAAGCCTGGCGGGCCAGCTTCGGCACCGAATCCCAGGCAAGCGGGTTTGCGCCGAAAAAAGGCGACAACCGATTCACCGATTCTCTTGGTTACCTGATCGACGAGAGCACAAACGACGCCCTTACCTGGTTGGTGAGGGGCGGCGGTAAGGAAAGCATTCCCGAGACGCTCGTCGACCTGTGCCGTTTGAAGGCCGTCCAGGAAGCGAGCCCGTCTGCCGCATTCGGGTTCATCTTCGATCTGAAGCGCGCCATCCGCTCGACGTGCGGGGGCGCCGCGCTCGCGAGCGGAACCGAGTTCGTGCAGGTAGAAGAGCGGATCGACGAGCTCGCCCTGTTCGCCTTCGATTGGTATTCGCAGTTCAGGGAGAAGATCTACCGGATCAAATTCGACGAGATGCAGAGAAGCGAGGGGCTCATGCAAAGAAGACGGACCGCGAAACGCGGCGAATGCGAAAGAGAAGCGGTATGAAGATAGTCATTCCTTTGGCGCTCACGGTTTTCTTAGCGCTGATCGCATGGGTGGGCACCGAGGTACTCGGCCTGTACGCCCTGTTCGGCATCGTCATACCCTACGTTGCCGTGGTAAGTTTCGTCGGCGGATTCGTCTACCGCCTCATCGTGTGGGGCCGGTCGGCCGTGCCGTTTCGCATTCCCACCACGTGCGGGCAGCAGAAATCGCTTCCGTGGGTCAAACAGAACAAGATCGACAACCCCTCATCGTCGGCCGGCGTCGTCGGCAGGATGCTGCTCGAAGTGCTCGTGTTCCGCTCGCTGTTCCGCAACACGAAAACCGAAAAGCGCGGCGAGGCGTTCGGCGTGGGCTCGGCGAAATGGCTGTGGCTCGGAGCGCTCGTATTCCACTGGTCGATGCTCGTCATCGTGCTGAGGCATCTGCGCTTCTTCCTCGATCCCGTGCCGGCTCCCTTGGCGGCAATCGAGGGCATGGATTCGTTTTTGCAGGTCGGCTTGCCGCTGCTCTACATCACCGACCTTCTGATCGTGTCCGCGCTCACGTTTCTGTTCATACGGCGCGTCGTCGTTCCGCGCGTGCGCTACCTTTCGCTGCCCAACGATTACTTCCCGCTGTTTCTGCTCATCGGGGTCGTCGTCGCAGGCATTGCGATGCGCTATTTCTTGAGGGTCGATATCACCGCGGTGAAGGAGATGGCCATGGGGCTTGTGACGTTGCACCCGGTTGTCATGGACAACGTCGGTTCGATCTTCTACGTCCATCTGTTCTTGGCAAGCGTGCTTGTGGGGTACTTCCCGTGGAGCAAGCTCATGCATGCGGGCGGGATCATCCTTTCTCCGACGCGCAACATGGCCAACAACACCCGCATGGTGCGCCACGTCAACCCGTGGAACCCCGAGGTCGAGGTGCATACGTACGCTGAGTACGAAGAGGAATTCAAAGACAAAATGGTGAAAGTCGGATTGCCGCTGGATGCGGAGTGAGGGCTATGGCAAACCAAGTGAAACAAGACGAGCTGCTCGATTTCTCCTTCGACGTTCCGGCTGCGAAATGGACGGATGTGCCGGTGGAGTTCAAGCCGGGCATGTACTGCCACGGAGCGAAGCCGAAGAACCTCGAGATCGTCGGTCTGCCGAACGGACACGACTGGTCCGTGACCGATGAAGATTGGCATCTGCCCGAGGGGTGGAAGGAAACCGTTCTGAACGGCATGCAGGACCTCATGAAGAAGTACCGATCGTTTCGGCTGTTCATGGACGTGTGCGTGCGCTGCGGCGCCTGCGCCGACAAGTGCCATTTCTACCTGGGTTCGGGCGATCCAAAGAACATGCCTGTTGTGCGCGCCGAGCTCTTGCGGTCGGTGTACCGCCGCTACTTCACCACGTCGGGCAAGCTGTTCGGCGAGCTGGTGGGTGCGCGCGACCTCACCGAAGAGGTGATCAAGGAGTGGTACGCCTACTTCTTCCAATGTACGGAGTGCCGCCGGTGCTCGGTGTTCTGCCCCTACGGGATCGACCAGGCCGAAATCACCATGATGGGCAGGGAGCTCTTGAACCTGCTCGGCCTCAACACCGAGTGGATCGCAGGGCCTGTTGCCAACTGCTACATGAAGGGCAACCACGTGGGCCTCGAGCCGCAGACCATCATGAGCAACATCGAGTTTCTCATGGAGGATCTGGCCGATATCACGGGCAAGGAGTTCAAGCCCTCGTTCAACCGGAAGGGTGCCGAGATCCTGCTCGTCGTACCCTCCGGAGACCTGTACGCCGAGCCGGGAACGTATACGTTCATGGGCTACATCCTTCTGCTCGAGCATCTGGGGCTCGACTACACGCTGAGCACCTACGCTTCGGAGGGCGGCAACTTCGGCTTCTTCACGACGAACGACATGGCGAAGCGACTCAACGCGAAGATGTATGCCGAGGCCGAGCGCTTGGGCGTCAAATGGATGCTCGGCGGCGAGTGCGGCCACATGTGGCGGCTCGTGAACCAGTACATGGACACGTGGAACGGGCCGGCCGATTTCCTCGAGGTGCCGGTATCCCCGATCACGGGCACGAGGTTCGAGAACGCGCGTTCCACGAAGATGGTCCACATCACCGAATTCACGGCCGACCTGCTCCACCACGGCAAGCTCAACCTCGACCCGAGCAGGAACGACCACCATGTGGTGACCTACCACGATTCCTGCAACACGGCGCGCGGTATGGGGTTGCTCGAGGAGCCGCGCTTCATCATCAACAAGGTGTGCAACCACTTTCACGAGATGCCCGAAGAGACCATCCGCGAGAAGACGCTGTGCTGCGGCAGCGGCGCCGGGCTCAATGCGGGCGAGAACATGGAGATGCGCATGCGGGGCGGGTTCCCGCGCGCGAACGCGGTGCGCTACGTGAGGGACCGCTACGGCGTGAACACGCTCGCCAACATCTGCGCGCTCGACCGCGCGTCGTTTCCGGCGCTTATGGATTACTGGGTTCCCGGAACCGAGGTTGCGGGCGTGCACGAGCTTTTGGGCAACGCGCTCATTCTTGACGGCGAGACCGAGCGCACGCTCGACTTGAGGCTGCGGGAGATTCCCCAGAAGCCCGCTGCGCCCGGGGACGAGGGTGCAGGCGATTGCCCAGAGCAGGGGGGAGACGAGCATGTATAAGGGAGGAAGGATCATCCTGTTCGCGGTGCTGTTCTGCCTCGTGGCGCTTTCGCCGTTTCTCGTGAATGCGTTCTCGGCATCGGCAGGACCCGAGGTGAGCACCGATACGCCCGTTATCAACGAGCTAAAAGCCAAGGAGTGCGTCGCGTCGACCGAGTACATGAAAGACTCGCATATGCAGCTGCTCGACCAGTGGCGAAACGACGTCGTCCGCGAAGGCTCGTACGAGTACGAAAGCGCGTCCGGGCAGATATACGAGAAGAGCCTCGACGAAACCTGCCTCGAGTGCCACTCGAACCGCGAGGAATTCTGCGACGCGTGCCACTCGTATGCGGGAGTCGAGCTGTACTGCTGGGATTGTCATGACAACGCCGGATCGTGAGCTGGTTTAGGATGTGCGGTTCAGGGGTGACGAGAGGAGTCGGGGACCGGTTATGAAAAGACGCGATTTTCTGATAGCGGGTGCCGCTTTGGGCGCTGCCGGGCTCGGCTGCCTTGCAGGATGCAGCGCGCCTGAGGCCGATGCCGCCGCTGCAGATTCAGGAGGCGTGGCTGGCAGGCATTGGGGGTTCGTGATCGATGTCGAGAAGTTCAACCGCGACGCCGATATGGAAAAGATCCGCACGGCGTGCCATAGCGCCTACAACGTTCCTTCGATCGATGATTCGAAGGAAGAGATCAAATGGATTTGGGAGGAAAGCTTCGAGCATGCGTTTCATGAGGTGAGCGGCGAGTTCTTAACGAGCGAGATCAAGGAGTCGGGGGTTCCCGTGCTCTGCAACCACTGCGAGGAGCCTCCGTGCGTGCGCGTGTGTCCGACGAAGGCCACGTTCAAGCGCGCCGACGGCATCGTGGAGATGGACTACCACCGCTGTATCGGCTGCCGGTTCTGCATGGCCGCCTGCCCCTACGGTGCGCGCAGCCTCAACTTCAGCGATCCGGCCGATCACCTCGACGCGGTCGATCCCGGCTATCCCACGCGGATGAGGGGCGTCGTTGAGAAATGCATGATGTGCGCCGGGCGCATCGACAAGGGCGAGATGCCCTTGTGCGCAGAGGCGTCGAACGGCTCGATCCTGTTCGGCGATTTGAACGATCCCGAATCGGAGGTGAGAAAGGTGCTCGATAGCTCCTTCTCGCTGAGGCGCAGGGCGTCGCTCGGTACTGGCCCGTCTGTCTACTACGTGCTCGGGGGAGGCGAACAGCATGCTTGAGAAAGCCTTGCGGGGTTCGAGGGGCTACCTGCTCTGGGTCGCCGTTTTGCTCATCGCCATAGCCGTCGGCGTGGCCGCCTATGCCAACCAGATCCAGAACGGCTTGGAGCTGACGGGCATGAGCCGCGATGTTTCCTGGGGGCTCTATATCTCCCAGTTCGTGTTTCTTGTGGGCGTGGCCGCTTCGGGCGTCATGGTGTCCATCCCGCACTACCTGCACCACTACAAGGAGTACGGAAAAATCGTCATCATCGGCGAGTTCATGGCGGTTGCCGCCGTGCTCACGGCCGTTCTGTTCGTGGTCGTCGATCTGGGCCAGCCCATGCGCGTGCTGAACGTGATTTTGTTCCCCACGCCGTCATCGATCCTGTTCTGGGACATGCTCGTGCTTTCGTCATATCTGATCGTCAACCTTGTGATCGGCTGGACGATGCTCAATGCGGAGAAGAAGGGCTTTCCGCCCCCGAAGTGGACCAAGATCTTGAGTTATGTCGCGATTCCTTTGGCCATCGGCATCCATACGGTAACCGCGTTTCTGATTTCGGGGTTGCCGGGAAGGGATTATTGGCTTACGGCCATTATGGCGGCGCGCTTTCTGTCATCTGCGTTCGCCGCGGGTCCGGCGGTGCTCATCATCTTGTGCCTGATCCTCAAGAAGGCGGCCTCGTTCGACGTGTCTGCGCGCGCCATCGACTCGCTCGCGAAAACGGTGTGCTACGCCATGATCGCGAACGTGTTCTTCTACGTGCTTGAGCTGTTCACCGCGTTTTACAGCAACATGCCGGGGCATATGGCGCCGTTCGAATACCTGTTCGCCGGGTTGAACGGGCACGGACAGCTCGTGCCTGTCATGTGGATCGGCGCGCTGCTCGCGTTCATCGGCATAGGGCTTTTGCTGGTCCCCCGTTTGCGACGCACCTACAAGGTGCTCGTTCCCGCGCTGCTTGCGGTGTTCTTCGCCTGCATGATCGATAAGGGGCTCGGCCTCGTGCTAGGCGGCTTCGTGCCGAATTCGTTCGAGCAGGTGGTCGAGTACACGCCCCATATCAACGAGATCCTCGTCATCGTGGGTGTGTACGGCATAGGGCTTTTGGTTCTGACGGTTCTGTGCAAGGTGGCCGTGGGTGTACGGGCGGAAACCAGGGGGAAGGCCGAAAGCGTTGACGGGGGCGAGCCCCTCGTCGTGCGCGAAGAACCGGCCGCATAACGGTAATGCATGGGTCGACTGACTGATCAGCGACTGGGCATAGTGGCATGAAGAAACGATTAGAGGAGGTACGACATGGCTGATTTGGTGGTAGGAGATCGCACGCTCGCTCTCGACGAGGACGGGTTTCTCGAAGATGCAAGCGAGTGGGACGAAGAGGTTGCGGCGAAGCTTGCGGAAACCGAAGAGGTAGAGCTGACGCCCGAGCACTGGGAGGTCATCAACTACCTGCGCGGATACTACGCCGAGTTCGGCGTGGCCCCGATGGTGCGCAAAATGCTGCGCGACACCGGCAAGACGAATGCCGAAATCTACGAGCTGTTCCCGAGCGGCCCGGGCAAGGGAGCCTGCAAGATCGCCGGTTTGCTCAAGCCGACCGGCTGCGTGTAGGAAGCGCTTCGGGTACGCGTTTGATGCGCGGCCTGGAAGGATACACCATGCGAGGGGACGAAAAAGCATCGAGTGCGGCGATTCCCCGCATCATGATCGCAGCACCCCATGGGAGAAGCGGTAAAACCGTTATCACCTTGGGGCTGCTGCGCGCCTTGCGGCGGCGCGGGCTTCTCGTGCAGCCGTTCAAGAAGGGTCCCGATTACATCGATCCCGGCTGGCATGCTGCTGCGGTCGGCGGGGT is part of the Raoultibacter phocaeensis genome and harbors:
- a CDS encoding RsbRD N-terminal domain-containing protein; translated protein: MNTLYGEIESRRASILKAWRASFGTESQASGFAPKKGDNRFTDSLGYLIDESTNDALTWLVRGGGKESIPETLVDLCRLKAVQEASPSAAFGFIFDLKRAIRSTCGGAALASGTEFVQVEERIDELALFAFDWYSQFREKIYRIKFDEMQRSEGLMQRRRTAKRGECEREAV
- a CDS encoding TusE/DsrC/DsvC family sulfur relay protein; protein product: MADLVVGDRTLALDEDGFLEDASEWDEEVAAKLAETEEVELTPEHWEVINYLRGYYAEFGVAPMVRKMLRDTGKTNAEIYELFPSGPGKGACKIAGLLKPTGCV
- the dsrK gene encoding sulfate reduction electron transfer complex DsrMKJOP subunit DsrK; this encodes MANQVKQDELLDFSFDVPAAKWTDVPVEFKPGMYCHGAKPKNLEIVGLPNGHDWSVTDEDWHLPEGWKETVLNGMQDLMKKYRSFRLFMDVCVRCGACADKCHFYLGSGDPKNMPVVRAELLRSVYRRYFTTSGKLFGELVGARDLTEEVIKEWYAYFFQCTECRRCSVFCPYGIDQAEITMMGRELLNLLGLNTEWIAGPVANCYMKGNHVGLEPQTIMSNIEFLMEDLADITGKEFKPSFNRKGAEILLVVPSGDLYAEPGTYTFMGYILLLEHLGLDYTLSTYASEGGNFGFFTTNDMAKRLNAKMYAEAERLGVKWMLGGECGHMWRLVNQYMDTWNGPADFLEVPVSPITGTRFENARSTKMVHITEFTADLLHHGKLNLDPSRNDHHVVTYHDSCNTARGMGLLEEPRFIINKVCNHFHEMPEETIREKTLCCGSGAGLNAGENMEMRMRGGFPRANAVRYVRDRYGVNTLANICALDRASFPALMDYWVPGTEVAGVHELLGNALILDGETERTLDLRLREIPQKPAAPGDEGAGDCPEQGGDEHV
- a CDS encoding DVU0298 family protein, with the protein product METITKEAVRALVEAGGEEKLVELFDEDPSRIRRFLTRLCYERDEVCRLRAIECFALLSRERADALPAFFTEIIRRCLWEMNEEGGNVAWSAPEIAGAVIAGSPDRFGAYFSYVACAALDEPTFGPSLIAAYDRVCQAKPSVVQDFEESVRALCERL
- the dsrP gene encoding sulfate reduction electron transfer complex DsrMKJOP subunit DsrP; translation: MLEKALRGSRGYLLWVAVLLIAIAVGVAAYANQIQNGLELTGMSRDVSWGLYISQFVFLVGVAASGVMVSIPHYLHHYKEYGKIVIIGEFMAVAAVLTAVLFVVVDLGQPMRVLNVILFPTPSSILFWDMLVLSSYLIVNLVIGWTMLNAEKKGFPPPKWTKILSYVAIPLAIGIHTVTAFLISGLPGRDYWLTAIMAARFLSSAFAAGPAVLIILCLILKKAASFDVSARAIDSLAKTVCYAMIANVFFYVLELFTAFYSNMPGHMAPFEYLFAGLNGHGQLVPVMWIGALLAFIGIGLLLVPRLRRTYKVLVPALLAVFFACMIDKGLGLVLGGFVPNSFEQVVEYTPHINEILVIVGVYGIGLLVLTVLCKVAVGVRAETRGKAESVDGGEPLVVREEPAA
- the dsrJ gene encoding sulfate reduction electron transfer complex DsrMKJOP subunit DsrJ encodes the protein MYKGGRIILFAVLFCLVALSPFLVNAFSASAGPEVSTDTPVINELKAKECVASTEYMKDSHMQLLDQWRNDVVREGSYEYESASGQIYEKSLDETCLECHSNREEFCDACHSYAGVELYCWDCHDNAGS
- the dsrM gene encoding sulfate reduction electron transfer complex DsrMKJOP subunit DsrM → MKIVIPLALTVFLALIAWVGTEVLGLYALFGIVIPYVAVVSFVGGFVYRLIVWGRSAVPFRIPTTCGQQKSLPWVKQNKIDNPSSSAGVVGRMLLEVLVFRSLFRNTKTEKRGEAFGVGSAKWLWLGALVFHWSMLVIVLRHLRFFLDPVPAPLAAIEGMDSFLQVGLPLLYITDLLIVSALTFLFIRRVVVPRVRYLSLPNDYFPLFLLIGVVVAGIAMRYFLRVDITAVKEMAMGLVTLHPVVMDNVGSIFYVHLFLASVLVGYFPWSKLMHAGGIILSPTRNMANNTRMVRHVNPWNPEVEVHTYAEYEEEFKDKMVKVGLPLDAE
- the dsrO gene encoding sulfate reduction electron transfer complex DsrMKJOP subunit DsrO; its protein translation is MKRRDFLIAGAALGAAGLGCLAGCSAPEADAAAADSGGVAGRHWGFVIDVEKFNRDADMEKIRTACHSAYNVPSIDDSKEEIKWIWEESFEHAFHEVSGEFLTSEIKESGVPVLCNHCEEPPCVRVCPTKATFKRADGIVEMDYHRCIGCRFCMAACPYGARSLNFSDPADHLDAVDPGYPTRMRGVVEKCMMCAGRIDKGEMPLCAEASNGSILFGDLNDPESEVRKVLDSSFSLRRRASLGTGPSVYYVLGGGEQHA
- a CDS encoding precorrin-2 dehydrogenase/sirohydrochlorin ferrochelatase family protein, with protein sequence MLQTYPVSLVLEGRTALVVGGGAVATRKVEGLVPCGASIAVVSPELTETLHALACERRIEWRPRAYTPTDLQGADIVFVATDDEAANARVYRDAAGKHLMVNVADRPELCTFFLPSVMRRGKLSVAVSTEGASPLTARRLRAELEERIPEGYEGYLDALQAQRSRVIEALPDEGARARFWQQVADSRMFALVSAGEQEAARALFESLLSEALRETEPRG